From a single Chitinophaga sp. Cy-1792 genomic region:
- a CDS encoding biopolymer transporter ExbD has product MAEINTSGNNKHQGKRRSIKKSTRVDMTPMVDLGFLLITFFMLTTTMAQPKTMDLIMPRTDGEPSPLPESKALTVVLGPDNKIAWYEGTPPASNTQPELHYTSYGNKGLRDVIISKKDQVQQQFHKNDLMVLIKADKSANYKNLIDVMDEMLINKIDRYAVVDITPEEQAYFN; this is encoded by the coding sequence ATGGCTGAAATAAATACATCCGGCAACAACAAGCATCAAGGCAAAAGAAGAAGTATAAAGAAATCTACCCGCGTAGACATGACACCCATGGTAGATCTTGGCTTCCTCTTAATTACCTTCTTCATGCTCACCACTACCATGGCCCAGCCTAAAACAATGGACCTGATTATGCCCCGCACCGATGGCGAACCTTCTCCCTTACCGGAAAGTAAAGCGCTGACCGTTGTACTCGGGCCTGACAATAAAATTGCCTGGTACGAAGGTACACCACCAGCATCCAATACCCAGCCTGAGCTTCATTATACCAGCTATGGCAATAAAGGCCTGCGCGATGTCATCATCAGCAAAAAAGACCAGGTACAACAGCAATTTCATAAAAATGACCTGATGGTACTAATCAAGGCTGATAAGTCTGCCAACTACAAAAACCTGATTGATGTAATGGACGAAATGCTGATCAATAAAATCGATCGGTATGCGGTTGTGGATATCACACCTGAAGAACAGGCTTATTTCAACTAA
- a CDS encoding histidine kinase, whose protein sequence is MKRSMLLLLLLFVTAATLANNRVNPPDTLTIEPSAAPVSIDLRPFAGSLTDSTGQLTIQDVTHKVFSTNPALFHSAPRNNSRANNCWLKFSIHNTSDVAAPWLLFTGWHDFMYWYEQIPGSTPRLLMQTGLMLDKGGVERWNNYGFIADVPAHSTRTFYLHIVNKSFNEHSFIPILYNAPAYAKFQTIQLESFRRESVVILVLLGMLVVFLSISIINYIQLPDRSYLYFAIYMLGLVLFFALRLESKPYQLSFFHRWPMLKYYWDIPGLLFCFYMMYLLFGNTFLNLKERYPLMERVFTWVAAVVGGLIIICIYCIAEEQYHLPTIIYSYVYFGTLVPLLVIYVALARRSQHHPLVRFYLLGSICLYLASLGSFLIHVRPLGLVGAIGELSAPTILLIGGILLQALFVLAGLSYRNKLVHMERTRTQEMLIKQLNKNKELQRKLNEQLEELVKEQTTEILRKKQELEEQRKIQLETEYVKKLTEIELKAIRAQINPHFIFNCLNSIQLFVMQRDFEFAQKYLSDFSYLIRKTLDFSRRNFISLSDEITYLNTYLGLERMRFENRMEYEINVDPEIATAELEIPAMLLQPYVENAVKHGMTNTKHATGKLSVRFIQSASDMLECIIEDNGIGISRSKALRTLPKHHQSSGMEISQNRAELLNKMYNTEIHIEIIDKSATDESDSGTVVKILIPQL, encoded by the coding sequence GTGAAGCGCTCTATGCTATTGCTGCTGTTACTTTTTGTTACAGCAGCCACCCTTGCCAACAATCGGGTTAATCCACCTGATACACTTACGATAGAACCCTCCGCGGCTCCTGTCTCTATAGATTTACGCCCATTTGCCGGCAGTCTGACAGACAGTACGGGGCAACTGACTATACAGGACGTAACCCATAAAGTCTTTAGCACCAATCCCGCCCTGTTTCACAGCGCACCACGCAACAACAGCCGCGCCAATAACTGCTGGCTGAAATTCAGTATCCATAATACCAGCGACGTAGCAGCACCCTGGTTATTGTTTACCGGATGGCACGACTTCATGTACTGGTACGAACAGATACCTGGCAGTACCCCCAGGCTATTGATGCAAACAGGGCTAATGCTCGACAAAGGCGGTGTAGAGCGATGGAATAACTATGGATTTATTGCCGATGTTCCCGCACACAGTACCCGAACATTCTATCTCCATATAGTTAATAAATCCTTTAACGAACATTCATTTATTCCTATATTATATAACGCTCCCGCCTATGCGAAATTTCAGACAATACAGCTGGAAAGCTTCCGGCGGGAATCTGTTGTCATACTGGTTTTGCTAGGTATGCTGGTAGTATTTCTCAGTATCTCTATTATTAACTATATACAACTACCGGATCGCTCCTACCTCTACTTTGCCATTTATATGCTGGGGCTGGTGCTCTTTTTCGCGCTACGCCTGGAAAGCAAGCCCTATCAGCTTTCTTTCTTCCATAGATGGCCCATGCTGAAATACTATTGGGATATTCCGGGATTGCTGTTCTGCTTTTACATGATGTACCTGCTGTTTGGCAATACCTTTCTTAATTTAAAAGAGCGCTATCCTTTGATGGAAAGGGTTTTCACCTGGGTAGCGGCCGTGGTTGGCGGTCTTATTATTATCTGTATCTATTGTATAGCAGAAGAACAATATCATCTCCCTACCATTATATATAGTTATGTATACTTTGGAACACTTGTACCTCTACTGGTAATATATGTAGCGCTGGCAAGACGTTCGCAGCATCATCCGCTGGTAAGGTTTTACCTGTTGGGAAGTATTTGTCTGTACCTCGCGAGTCTGGGATCATTCCTGATTCACGTACGTCCGTTAGGGTTAGTAGGTGCGATAGGTGAGCTTTCCGCCCCTACCATATTGCTGATCGGAGGCATTCTTTTGCAGGCTTTATTTGTTTTAGCAGGACTTAGTTACCGGAATAAACTGGTACACATGGAGCGTACCCGCACACAGGAAATGTTAATTAAACAATTAAACAAGAACAAAGAATTACAGCGCAAACTGAATGAGCAACTGGAAGAACTGGTAAAAGAGCAGACCACCGAAATCCTGCGAAAGAAGCAGGAACTGGAGGAGCAGCGTAAGATTCAGCTGGAAACAGAGTATGTGAAAAAATTGACAGAGATAGAATTAAAAGCGATCCGTGCACAGATAAATCCGCATTTTATTTTCAATTGCCTTAATTCGATTCAATTGTTTGTAATGCAGCGTGACTTTGAGTTTGCGCAAAAATATCTCTCCGACTTTTCTTACCTGATACGTAAAACACTAGACTTCTCCCGACGTAATTTTATATCATTATCAGATGAAATTACCTATTTAAATACCTATCTGGGATTAGAAAGAATGCGTTTTGAGAACAGGATGGAGTATGAAATAAATGTTGACCCTGAAATTGCTACCGCCGAACTGGAGATCCCTGCCATGTTATTACAACCTTATGTAGAAAATGCAGTAAAACATGGAATGACCAACACCAAACATGCCACTGGAAAGCTTTCCGTACGATTTATTCAAAGCGCCTCCGACATGCTGGAATGTATTATAGAAGATAACGGCATTGGCATCAGCCGGTCCAAAGCCTTACGTACATTACCTAAGCATCATCAGTCGTCTGGTATGGAGATAAGTCAGAACCGTGCGGAGTTATTGAACAAAATGTATAATACGGAGATCCATATTGAGATCATAGATAAATCTGCCACAGACGAAAGCGACAGTGGTACTGTTGTTAAGATACTTATACCCCAACTGTGA
- a CDS encoding isopenicillin N synthase family oxygenase, whose protein sequence is MAITHSIPSVDLADFTSGDASRKAAFVQQLGKAYEEVGFVAVKNHGISDELIADLYNYVQEFFALPFDIKHKYEKPELAGQRGYTSFGKEHAKGYEAPDLKEFFQFGQTVEDKDPIAAEYPDNIQVDEVPAFTPTFFKAYRGFEQSGRALLQAIALYLGLDENYFDDKIHNGNSILRAIHYPPITQEPKSAIRAEQHEDINLITLLVGASADGLQILDKQDNWVPVTSLPEQIVVNVGDMLQRLTNNRLKSTTHRVVNPPREKWSSSRFSIPFFLHPKSNMKLDSLESCITADNPLAYEPITAGEYLDERLREIGLKK, encoded by the coding sequence ATGGCAATTACTCACTCCATCCCATCCGTGGATCTCGCGGATTTTACGTCAGGTGACGCCAGTCGCAAAGCTGCGTTTGTGCAGCAACTTGGTAAGGCTTATGAAGAAGTTGGTTTTGTAGCAGTTAAGAATCATGGCATCTCTGATGAGCTGATTGCTGACCTCTACAATTATGTACAGGAATTCTTTGCACTGCCATTCGACATCAAGCATAAATACGAAAAACCAGAACTGGCCGGCCAACGTGGTTATACCTCTTTCGGTAAAGAACACGCAAAAGGTTACGAAGCACCAGATCTGAAAGAATTTTTCCAGTTCGGCCAGACAGTAGAAGATAAAGATCCTATTGCGGCTGAATATCCTGACAATATTCAGGTGGATGAAGTTCCGGCTTTCACACCTACTTTCTTCAAGGCTTACCGTGGCTTCGAGCAATCCGGCCGCGCATTGCTGCAGGCTATTGCACTGTACCTTGGCCTCGACGAAAACTACTTCGACGACAAAATCCACAACGGTAACTCAATTCTGAGAGCAATTCACTACCCTCCTATCACCCAGGAGCCTAAATCTGCTATCAGAGCTGAACAACACGAAGATATCAACCTGATTACCCTGCTGGTAGGCGCTTCTGCTGATGGCCTCCAGATCCTGGACAAACAGGACAACTGGGTACCAGTAACTTCTCTGCCTGAACAAATCGTGGTAAACGTAGGCGATATGCTGCAACGTCTTACCAACAACAGGCTGAAATCTACCACACACCGCGTAGTAAACCCTCCGCGTGAAAAATGGAGCTCCTCCCGTTTCTCCATTCCTTTCTTCCTGCATCCTAAATCAAACATGAAACTGGATAGCCTGGAAAGTTGCATCACCGCAGATAATCCACTGGCATACGAACCAATCACTGCCGGTGAATACCTCGATGAACGCCTCCGCGAAATCGGTCTGAAAAAATAA
- a CDS encoding 4a-hydroxytetrahydrobiopterin dehydratase: MWEEKNNQLYKAFTFKDFKEAFAFMTKVALAAEKADHHPYWTNVYNKVEIYLSTHDAGNIVTDKDRKLAATIDQLL, from the coding sequence ATGTGGGAAGAAAAGAATAATCAGCTCTATAAGGCTTTTACCTTCAAAGACTTCAAAGAAGCCTTTGCCTTTATGACCAAAGTAGCATTAGCAGCCGAAAAAGCTGACCACCATCCTTATTGGACAAATGTTTATAATAAGGTGGAAATATATCTGTCTACACATGATGCCGGTAATATTGTTACCGATAAAGACAGAAAGCTAGCTGCCACTATCGACCAATTGTTATAA
- a CDS encoding LytTR family DNA-binding domain-containing protein, giving the protein MIKAIIIDDERNSRDIIALMLEKYCPFVTIADMASDCADGIEKIRKHRPQLVFLDLEMPDGIGFDILSGTQDIAFEAVFVTAFEKKFLHIIRFSEVELILKPIDKESLLQAVNAVAERIDQHSATARYQVLMDNFNNTRTQNWKMILPTTVGEHVINLSNIEFFEAEQEHCVFRMEGGIDHISQKPFRYYLELFTALRFYQINNTQMVQLSNVGQVAGDSGKVILRSGKVLETTERRKKDLLLRLHGG; this is encoded by the coding sequence ATGATTAAGGCGATTATAATAGATGACGAAAGAAACAGCCGGGATATTATTGCCCTGATGCTGGAGAAATACTGCCCTTTTGTTACGATTGCTGACATGGCGTCAGATTGCGCCGATGGCATTGAGAAAATCAGGAAACATAGGCCTCAATTAGTGTTCCTGGACTTAGAAATGCCTGATGGCATAGGATTTGATATTTTGTCGGGCACACAGGATATTGCATTTGAGGCCGTATTTGTAACTGCCTTTGAAAAGAAGTTTTTGCATATTATCCGGTTTAGTGAAGTAGAGCTTATTTTAAAGCCTATTGACAAAGAGAGTTTATTGCAGGCTGTTAATGCGGTTGCAGAAAGGATAGACCAGCATTCAGCTACTGCCAGGTACCAGGTATTGATGGATAATTTCAATAATACCCGGACGCAAAACTGGAAGATGATATTGCCAACAACGGTAGGTGAGCATGTAATAAATCTATCTAACATTGAGTTTTTTGAAGCAGAGCAGGAACATTGTGTGTTCCGGATGGAGGGAGGTATAGATCATATTTCTCAGAAACCTTTCAGATATTACCTGGAACTCTTTACTGCGCTGCGTTTTTATCAGATCAACAACACACAGATGGTACAATTATCGAATGTTGGACAGGTTGCCGGCGATAGTGGAAAAGTAATTTTACGTAGCGGAAAAGTGCTTGAAACGACAGAAAGAAGAAAAAAAGACCTCCTTTTAAGGCTCCACGGAGGGTAA
- the asnS gene encoding asparagine--tRNA ligase, with the protein MSQRVKVKQILSDDRANYEVTVKGWVRSFRNNQFIALNDGSTNNNLQIVINTENTDPALLKRITTGASLSATGEIIPSLGKGQKVELKAATLEILGDCDPEKYPLQLKNKPSLEYLREIAHLRFRTNTFGAIFRLRNSLAFAVHKFFNEKGFVYLHTPIVTASDAEGAGEMFRVTTLDLNNPPRNENGDIDFKEDFFGRSTNLTVSGQLEGELGAMALSDIYTFGPTFRAENSNTARHLAEFWMIEPEMAFYELEDNMNLAEEFIKYVIAYALEHNREDLEFLAARLVEEEKQKPQQERSEMGLIEKLEFVANNEFMRLTYTEAIAILKDSKPNKNKKFQYLIEGWGADLQSEHERYLVEKHFKKPVILTDYPKEIKSFYMKLNADGKTVRAMDILFPGIGEIVGGSQREEDYEKLVGRMQEMGVPVEELSWFLDTRRYGTAPHSGFGLGFERLVLFVTGMTNIRDVIPFPRTPKNAEF; encoded by the coding sequence ATGAGCCAAAGGGTAAAAGTCAAACAAATCCTGTCGGACGACAGGGCAAACTACGAAGTTACAGTAAAGGGTTGGGTGCGTTCTTTCCGCAACAATCAATTTATCGCTTTGAATGACGGCTCCACTAATAATAATCTCCAGATCGTTATAAATACTGAAAATACGGACCCTGCTTTACTGAAACGCATCACTACCGGTGCTTCCCTCAGTGCTACAGGCGAAATTATTCCTTCATTAGGTAAAGGTCAGAAAGTAGAGCTGAAAGCCGCAACACTGGAAATACTGGGTGATTGTGATCCCGAAAAATACCCGCTGCAGCTGAAAAACAAGCCTAGCCTGGAATACCTGCGTGAAATCGCTCACCTGCGTTTCCGTACAAATACCTTTGGCGCTATTTTCCGCCTGCGCAACTCCCTGGCGTTTGCAGTACACAAATTCTTCAACGAAAAAGGATTCGTATACCTGCACACCCCTATCGTTACCGCTTCCGACGCGGAAGGTGCCGGCGAAATGTTCCGCGTAACCACGCTGGACCTCAACAACCCTCCCCGTAACGAAAACGGCGACATCGACTTTAAAGAAGACTTCTTCGGTCGTAGCACCAACCTCACCGTATCCGGCCAGCTGGAAGGTGAACTCGGCGCCATGGCCCTGAGCGATATCTATACCTTCGGACCTACCTTCCGTGCTGAAAACTCCAATACCGCCCGTCACCTGGCAGAATTCTGGATGATCGAACCGGAAATGGCTTTCTATGAACTGGAAGATAACATGAACCTTGCTGAAGAATTTATCAAGTATGTTATCGCCTACGCACTGGAACACAACCGCGAAGACCTCGAATTCCTCGCTGCCAGACTGGTAGAAGAAGAAAAACAAAAACCACAGCAGGAACGCAGCGAAATGGGCCTGATCGAAAAACTCGAGTTCGTAGCCAACAACGAGTTTATGCGACTCACCTACACAGAAGCAATCGCCATCCTGAAAGACAGCAAGCCTAACAAAAACAAGAAATTCCAGTACCTCATCGAAGGCTGGGGCGCTGACCTGCAGAGCGAACATGAACGCTACCTGGTAGAAAAACATTTCAAAAAACCTGTTATCCTTACAGACTATCCAAAAGAAATCAAATCCTTCTACATGAAGCTGAATGCGGATGGTAAAACCGTAAGGGCAATGGATATCCTCTTCCCTGGTATCGGTGAAATCGTTGGCGGATCCCAGCGTGAAGAAGATTACGAAAAACTGGTAGGCCGTATGCAGGAAATGGGTGTTCCTGTTGAAGAACTGAGCTGGTTCCTCGATACCCGCCGCTATGGTACCGCGCCGCACTCCGGATTCGGCCTGGGCTTCGAACGCCTCGTGCTCTTCGTTACCGGCATGACCAACATCAGAGACGTTATTCCGTTCCCTAGAACACCGAAAAACGCTGAATTCTAA
- a CDS encoding outer membrane beta-barrel protein, with protein sequence MKKLIVMAAVALFGTQVAKAQIQKGDILLGGNVNVLTHSDKVKDADGKNTSTSFGISPKVGYALNSNWVVGVFANTNFSFDKDKAGVKTKGLDINPGIFVRNYHMLGQSKFAFFAEGNASYGFGNTKVDGTKQDSYNQFNVNVQPGISYFVTKHFMVEGMFGGIGYNWKQTKDEATKVKTNNSDFGFNFTNQFALGVNFLF encoded by the coding sequence ATGAAAAAGTTGATTGTAATGGCCGCAGTAGCACTGTTCGGCACACAAGTAGCAAAGGCTCAGATTCAGAAAGGCGATATTTTATTAGGTGGTAACGTAAACGTGTTAACTCACTCCGACAAAGTAAAAGATGCTGACGGTAAAAATACCAGCACTTCTTTCGGTATCAGCCCTAAAGTAGGTTATGCACTGAACTCTAACTGGGTAGTAGGTGTGTTCGCAAATACCAACTTCAGTTTCGACAAAGACAAAGCAGGTGTTAAAACTAAAGGACTGGATATCAACCCTGGTATCTTCGTACGTAACTACCACATGCTGGGTCAGTCTAAATTCGCGTTCTTCGCTGAAGGTAATGCATCTTATGGCTTCGGTAATACCAAAGTTGACGGCACCAAACAAGATAGCTACAACCAGTTCAACGTTAACGTTCAACCAGGTATCTCTTACTTCGTAACTAAACACTTCATGGTTGAAGGTATGTTCGGTGGTATCGGTTACAACTGGAAACAAACTAAAGATGAAGCTACCAAAGTTAAAACTAACAACAGTGACTTCGGTTTCAACTTCACCAACCAGTTCGCTCTGGGCGTAAACTTCTTATTCTAG
- the chrA gene encoding chromate efflux transporter: protein MLFHSITAYGGPQGHLAMMMKTFVQQRKDVTEQELMEYNAFCQLLPGASSSQTLTLIGYKRGGVPLAILTLLIWITPACLLMGSLSFLLQYFDKSALHTDIFKYVQPMAVGFLAYGGIKAFKISISNLATFIIMGVSMVMAIKFKSPWTFPALIILGGIVSNFSNKRIPDIPDKPKKIQWGNIWLFVLIFVLAGFFSELARTHNWITRRPFNLFENFYRFGSLVFGGGDILIAMMLEQYVTRPKSAFLSAEELLTGAGIMRALPGPTFSISAYVGGMAMRNLGMGYQFLGCVLAPVAIFLPSLLLVLFFFPIWHNLKKYVVIYRALEGINAVVVGIMWAATFILFFAIPTNPVNLAIMVCTLLLLLFSKMPSPFIVLACVLLGWLL, encoded by the coding sequence GTGCTTTTTCACAGCATCACCGCCTACGGAGGTCCGCAGGGACATCTGGCAATGATGATGAAAACCTTCGTTCAGCAACGCAAAGATGTTACCGAACAGGAATTAATGGAATATAACGCCTTCTGCCAGCTATTACCCGGCGCCTCCTCTTCCCAGACACTTACGCTCATCGGATATAAACGAGGCGGTGTGCCACTGGCCATACTCACCCTCCTGATCTGGATAACCCCTGCCTGCCTCCTCATGGGCTCTCTCAGCTTCCTGTTACAGTATTTCGATAAATCTGCATTACATACAGATATATTCAAATACGTTCAGCCGATGGCCGTGGGATTCCTTGCCTATGGCGGCATCAAGGCGTTCAAGATCAGCATCAGTAACCTGGCCACGTTTATCATCATGGGCGTATCCATGGTCATGGCCATTAAATTCAAATCACCATGGACCTTCCCCGCCCTTATCATATTGGGCGGTATCGTTTCCAATTTCAGTAATAAACGTATTCCGGATATCCCCGACAAACCGAAGAAAATCCAGTGGGGAAACATCTGGCTGTTTGTATTGATATTCGTACTGGCAGGGTTCTTCTCCGAGCTGGCGCGTACGCACAACTGGATCACCAGACGACCTTTTAACTTATTTGAGAACTTCTACCGTTTCGGCAGCCTTGTATTTGGTGGCGGCGATATCCTGATCGCCATGATGCTGGAACAGTATGTAACCAGGCCCAAATCGGCCTTCTTGTCGGCTGAAGAATTGCTGACAGGCGCCGGCATCATGCGGGCGCTACCAGGGCCAACCTTTTCCATTTCTGCCTATGTGGGCGGCATGGCCATGCGCAACCTGGGCATGGGCTATCAGTTCCTGGGATGTGTGCTGGCACCTGTGGCCATTTTCCTGCCCAGTCTCCTCCTGGTCCTGTTCTTCTTCCCTATCTGGCATAACCTGAAAAAATATGTGGTCATCTACAGAGCCCTGGAAGGAATCAATGCGGTGGTAGTAGGCATTATGTGGGCGGCAACGTTCATCCTCTTCTTTGCCATTCCGACTAATCCTGTCAATCTCGCTATCATGGTATGCACGTTGCTT
- the rho gene encoding transcription termination factor Rho: MMYDILQLNDMLVPELLDIAEKLDVPNAKKLNKQDLIYKILDKQAVMASADNPANGEEKKSRKRKPVKKEEENHIAEEPAHSEEKPAKKATSKKATGSKSKETEEHSEPAPKSKIKNFDIDLDSIPSLTFDDDDDIIIPSFTEDQQEEEEEEETVESAPVAIADEDEDDDFVMPEEQETAAPAAQKNKFQNNKKEPVFNIEFDGVIVSEGVLEMMPDGYGFLRSSDYNYLSSPDDIYVSPSQIKLFGLKTGDTVKGAVRPPKEGEKYFALLKVETINGKSPEEVRDRVPFDYLTPLFPFEKLRLTTTSNNYSTRIMDMFTPIGKGQRGLIVAQPKVGKTMLLKEVANAIATNHPEIYLMVVLIDERPEEVTDMERSVKAEVIASTFDEPAEKHVKVSAIALQKAKRLVECGHDVVILLDSITRLARAHNTVAPASGKVLSGGVEANAMQKPKQFFGAARKIENGGSLTILATALIDTGSKMDEVIFEEFKGTGNMELLLDRKLANKRIFPAIDVSASSTRRDDLLLDKDSLKRIHILRNHLADMNTDESMHFMLQHMRGTKNNEEFLISMNG; the protein is encoded by the coding sequence ATGATGTACGACATCTTACAATTGAACGACATGCTCGTTCCAGAGCTTCTTGATATTGCAGAAAAACTGGACGTTCCCAACGCGAAGAAACTGAACAAACAAGACCTTATCTACAAGATCCTGGATAAACAAGCTGTAATGGCTTCCGCAGATAACCCGGCAAACGGAGAAGAAAAGAAATCACGCAAACGTAAACCCGTAAAGAAAGAAGAAGAAAATCACATAGCTGAAGAACCAGCACATTCAGAAGAGAAACCAGCTAAGAAAGCAACCTCCAAAAAAGCCACCGGAAGCAAATCTAAAGAGACCGAAGAACATTCTGAACCAGCTCCAAAATCCAAAATAAAAAATTTCGATATAGATCTCGACAGCATTCCTTCTCTTACTTTCGATGATGATGATGATATTATCATTCCTTCCTTCACAGAAGATCAACAGGAAGAAGAAGAAGAGGAAGAAACTGTAGAATCAGCACCTGTAGCTATTGCAGATGAGGACGAAGATGATGATTTTGTGATGCCTGAAGAACAGGAAACAGCGGCTCCTGCAGCACAGAAAAACAAGTTCCAGAACAATAAAAAAGAACCGGTATTCAACATCGAATTTGATGGTGTAATCGTAAGTGAAGGCGTTCTCGAAATGATGCCTGATGGTTACGGATTCCTGCGTTCTTCTGATTATAACTATCTGAGCTCTCCGGATGATATCTATGTATCTCCTTCTCAGATTAAATTATTCGGACTGAAAACCGGTGACACCGTTAAAGGTGCGGTACGTCCTCCGAAAGAAGGTGAAAAATACTTCGCCTTACTGAAAGTTGAAACAATCAATGGTAAGTCTCCCGAAGAAGTACGCGACCGCGTTCCATTCGATTATCTGACACCACTGTTTCCTTTCGAAAAACTGCGTCTGACAACAACTTCCAATAACTACTCTACCCGTATCATGGATATGTTTACACCTATCGGTAAGGGTCAGCGTGGATTGATCGTGGCTCAGCCTAAAGTAGGTAAAACCATGCTCCTGAAAGAAGTTGCAAACGCTATCGCTACTAATCACCCTGAAATTTACCTGATGGTAGTGCTCATCGATGAGCGTCCGGAAGAGGTAACTGATATGGAACGTAGCGTCAAAGCAGAAGTAATCGCTTCTACTTTCGATGAACCTGCAGAGAAACACGTAAAAGTGTCTGCTATAGCTTTACAAAAAGCAAAACGCCTGGTAGAATGTGGCCATGATGTGGTGATCCTGCTGGATTCCATTACCCGTCTGGCACGTGCTCACAATACCGTTGCACCTGCATCCGGTAAAGTATTGAGTGGTGGTGTGGAAGCTAACGCTATGCAGAAACCTAAACAATTCTTTGGTGCTGCCCGTAAAATCGAAAATGGTGGTTCTCTCACCATCCTCGCTACAGCATTGATCGATACCGGTTCTAAAATGGATGAGGTTATCTTTGAAGAGTTCAAAGGTACCGGTAACATGGAGTTGCTCCTGGATCGTAAACTGGCTAACAAACGTATCTTCCCGGCTATCGATGTATCTGCATCCTCTACCCGCCGCGATGACCTGTTGCTGGATAAAGATTCACTGAAACGTATCCACATCCTCCGCAATCACCTCGCTGATATGAATACAGATGAGTCTATGCACTTCATGCTGCAACATATGCGTGGTACTAAAAACAACGAAGAGTTCCTGATTTCTATGAACGGATAA
- a CDS encoding IPExxxVDY family protein — protein MTILKLKLDQDQLVEDFFESAHLIGIAATARDYQLCWQINKNLHTNFRVNNSLEITLSKKSRSYHFPVFEFHEATNAVVHYCYNNHCQAEFLLPELKQIDYLWMIKGDYYQTEDVKKIVEQLRHVPQVQLVSLLDTREIKNKMNLIF, from the coding sequence ATGACAATACTCAAACTGAAGCTGGATCAGGATCAATTAGTAGAGGATTTCTTCGAAAGCGCCCATCTTATCGGTATTGCCGCTACGGCCCGCGACTACCAGCTCTGCTGGCAGATCAATAAAAATCTGCATACCAACTTCAGGGTGAATAACTCACTGGAAATAACACTTTCCAAAAAGAGCAGGTCCTACCACTTCCCTGTATTTGAATTTCATGAAGCCACCAATGCCGTAGTACACTACTGTTATAATAACCACTGTCAGGCCGAATTCCTCCTGCCGGAACTCAAACAGATCGATTATTTGTGGATGATCAAGGGAGATTATTACCAGACAGAAGATGTAAAAAAAATAGTAGAGCAATTACGGCACGTTCCGCAGGTACAATTAGTATCTTTACTGGATACCAGGGAAATAAAGAATAAGATGAACCTCATATTCTAA